In a single window of the Littorina saxatilis isolate snail1 linkage group LG5, US_GU_Lsax_2.0, whole genome shotgun sequence genome:
- the LOC138967148 gene encoding exosome complex component RRP4-like: MEVDIRLPAPRGRLAAKEDDEITLVTPGDVITSDTGFMRGHGTVMEDDSLKSTVAGVVERVNKLISVRPLKARYTGEIGDVIVGRVIEVGSRRWKVDVHAKLDAVLMLSSVNLPGGELRRRSEEDERMMRKYLQEGDVISAEVQNVMSDGTLSLHTRSLKYGKLGQGVLVPVPPSLVKRRKTHFHTLPCGVKIILGNNGYIWLTPTVTESNTGGYEVDLSPVSRGDREEMARLRNCVLALAEQKMLLYDTSIMYAYEESLKFESKVLLKSEVASEIAELAQQRLEHEGYK; the protein is encoded by the exons ATGGAGGTCGATATTCGACTCCCTGCTCCACGCGGGCGTTTGGCGGCGAAAGAAGACGATGAAATCACACTTGTTACACCAG GTGATGTAATCACATCAGACACTGGCTTCATGCGAGGCCATGGCACCGTGATGGAAGATGACAGCTTGAAGTCAACAGTGGCTGGAGTGGTGGAGAGAGTGAACAAACTCATCAGTGTGCGTCCCCTCAAAGCTCGTTACACTGGGGAGATTGGCGATGTCATCGTTGGACGCGTCATTGAG GTTGGCTCAAGAAGGTGGAAAGTGGACGTACACGCTAAGCTAGATGCAGTCCTGATGCTGTCGTCAGTGAATCTTCCCGGTGGTGAGCTGCGTCGACGGTCAGAGGAAGACGAGCGGATGATGCGAAAATACCTGCAGGAGGGGGATGTAATCAGTGCCGAGGTGCAGAACGTCATGTCTGACGGAACATTGTCACTTCACACTCGCAGTCTCAAGTACGGCAAGCTGGGCCAGGGTGTGCTTGTTCCG GTGCCTCCCTCACTAGTGAAGCGGCGGAAGACTCACTTCCACACACTGCCCTGCGGCGTCAAGATCATCCTGGGAAACAACGGCTATATTTGGCTCACCCCCACCGTCACCGAGTCCAACACCGGCGGCTATGAAGTGGACCTCAGTCCGGTTTCTCGCGGTGATCGTGAAGAAATGGCTCGTCTCCGGAACTGTGTGCTAGCTCTGGCCGAACAGAAGATGCTTCTGTATGACACCAGCATCATGTACGCCTATGAAGAGTCTTTGAAGTTTGAAAGCAAGGTGCTGCTGAAGTCAGAGGTTGCATCAGAAATTGCAGAGCTGGCGCAGCAGCGGTTGGAACATGAGGGTTACAAATAA